The Pyrus communis chromosome 9, drPyrComm1.1, whole genome shotgun sequence genome has a segment encoding these proteins:
- the LOC137744521 gene encoding uncharacterized protein, whose amino-acid sequence MVALFSDQTNERINIGGRGIYTFRAQGALYHKIGGLLPNEGNRPRFLQAYIYDTEHEVENRMCESEVLDRRVVEKIQHMLNNHNPFVHTLRSLGQRQDLPNCKLILKEQPIDRRQYTLPSASQVAAIIIDGDNATIANGRDIVVETISGRLSHVRDFVGFYDPLQYPLLLPYGTYGWDVNSRDDGGRAITCCDYYAYMLQIRHNGSSLLLRGGRLLQQYTVDNYIKIESQKLRWLRSNQATVRADLYKGLEDSLNAGQHNAGSIGRRIILPSSFVGSPRDMYQRYQDAMTLVQRFGKPDLFITMTCNPSWEEIKSELLTGQTPQDRPDLLTRVFRAKLEQLKEDIIEKGVLGSVVAYAYVIEFQKRGLPHVHMLVVLDENDKINNPDEYDRIVRAEIPNEDVEPQLYNVVLKHMIHGPCGI is encoded by the exons ATGGTTGCTCTTTTCTCTGACCAAACAAATGAAAGAATTAATATTGGTGGTCGTGGGATTTACACATTTCGTGCTCAAGGTGCATTATATCATAAGATTGGTGGACTTTTACCAAATGAAGGGAACAGACCGCGATTTTTACAAGCTTATATATATGACACTGAGCATGAAGTTGAAAACCGAATGTGTGAAAGTGAAGTTTTAGATAGACGTGTGGTTGAAAAGATACAACATATGTTGAACAACCATAATCCTTTTGTTCATACATTGCGAAGCCTCGGACAACGCCAAGATTTGCCGAATTGCAAGTTGATCCTAAAAGAGCAACCAATAGATCGGCGTCAGTATACTCTACCATCAGCATCACAAGTTGCGGCAATTATAATAGATGGAGATAATGCCACAATTGCAAATGGAAGGGATATCGTGGTGGAGACAATTAGTGGAAGACTTTCTCACGTTCGAGACTTTGTTGGATTTTATGATCCCTTACAATATCCACTATTGCTGCCTTACGGTACATATGGATGGGATGTTAACAGTCGTGATGATGGTGGAAGAGCAATAACATGTTGCGACTATTATGCTTATATGTTACAG ATACGCCATAATGGATCATCACTTTTGCTTCGAGGTGGACGTCTCTTGCAACAATATACTGTAGATAACTACATTAAAATTGAATCACAAAAACTTAGATGGTTGCGTTCTAATCAAGCCACAGTTAGAGCGGATCTCTACAAAGGACTTGAAGACTCTCTAAATGCAGGTCAACACAATGCAG gtAGCATCGGGCGTAGAATTATTTTACCATCATCATTTGTTGGAAGCCCACGTGACATGTACCAACGATATCAAGACGCAATGACTTTGGTTCAAAGATTCGGAAAGCCAGATCTTTTTATTACCATGACATGTAACCCAAGTTGGGAAGAAATCAAAAGCGAATTACTCACTGGACAAACTCCACAAGATCGCCCTGACTTACTCACTAGAGTATTTCGTGCAAAACTTGAGCAACTAAAAGAAGACATCATTGAAAAGGGGGTATTGGGCAGTGTTGTTGCTTACGCATACGTTATTGAGTTTCAGAAACGTGGTCTTCCACATGTGCATATGCTGGTTGTGTTAGATGAAAATGATAAGATCAATAACCCAGATGAGTATGACCGAATTGTTAGAGCTGAAATACCAAATGAAGATGTAGAGCCTCAACTTTATAATGTGGTGTTAAAGCATATGATTCATGGCCCGTGTGGGATTTAG